The Ostrea edulis chromosome 1, xbOstEdul1.1, whole genome shotgun sequence genomic sequence TTGTTAAAGCGAACGCAATGCCCTCTGGCGTATTAATGAGACATATAAAGTTCAAAGTGCAATAGgaataacaagcattctgatAGTAATGCATgccaatacatagtcccctaccggtggCAAAAATTACcggaccgcaacaatattcgtagttcattatgtaggttatggtaaaggggaaaactggggaaccaggataggaatggctGGAGATCAACttctattcaggtacaaagattAGACCtggaaaaaagacaaaattatatttagatttaggtctttaaccatgTCATAAAACTGTGaaaggtgatcatgaataatatAGCTACAttgttatatttatttcttataacTTATTCGGTTTTTGTCACATACAAATCAATATATACAGTGCGGCCAACGCGGATCCCGTATTAGACCACGCTCCCCTCGCGGTGTGTTAATACCTTCCCGCGTTATCCCGCCGAGGGATTTCATGGCGGGAAGAGTTACACCCCCGCGGTATGAAGTGCAGTTGcacttcatctcaagaaccatcgGACAAGGAAagtataaatttacatgaaaccttcctgacaGAGCAGATTCAGgtgtgttaaaatcatggccccgggggtaggatggggccataatgggggatcaaagttttacatgtgaatatataagtaaaacatttttaaaaaattttctcaagaaccactgggttagGAAAGTACAAGTTTaaatgaaaggttcctgacatagtccagattcaagtttatcaaaatcatggccccagggggtaggatggagccacaataggggatcaaagttttacataagaatatttagggaaaatcacTTAAAACCTTCTGAAGAatcacagggccagaaaagtttacattgacataaatgcttcctgacatattgcagattcaatttgctaaaatcatgacccctgagggtagggtgggaccacaattgGGAATTAAAgctttacatgggaatatatagggaacatctttaaaaatcctcttctctagaaccagtgggtcagaaaatttcaaatttaaatgaaagattcctgacaaagtgtagattgaagtttgttcaaatcatggtccccaggagAAGGTTAgagccacaaggggggatcaatgTGTTATTTACTGACACATAgagacaatctttaaaaatatctcttgaattaTTTAAGTCAGGGCTGTCATGTCTTGTCTAAAGATTCTTTATGGGAAGACATTATTTTTTCATGAAGTTTGACATTGGAATTGGCCCTACTAAATCTCTGACCTATTTGATATCTCGTGAACTATTTAAGGttggtagatctttcatattttgtatatagatatcttatggcaagaccCTTTATTTTAtactatgacctttgaccttgtaatTTGACCTGCTTGAAAAAGAATTGTAGCCTGTtaaatatcttcagaactattCGAGGTAGGATTTTCATATTTCGCTGAAAGACTCTCTTTGACAAGACGTTGTGATGCAATTCAacttgatcttgtgaccttgacccactttcttAAAAATCTGACCTAATCAATATCCCCTGAATTATGTAAGGTAAAACTTccatattttgtgtatacattCTTTATAGCAAGACCTTGttattgtttgaccttgacctgaaagtttgaccgacttttaatgaaaatctgacctatttaatatctcctgaactatttaagacaGAGCTTTTTAAATATATGGTCTTAAGATTTCTTATTGTAAGATATCATACAATGATCtatgatcttttgaccttggttTTATCCAGAatagcaagatcatgttagtcatattggtgttgagggatttctgtgttatgtgaattcattttcagttaattctgtgatcctttggggttatgttggggccacaataagggatcaaaatttttcatgagaataaagattgataaaatatcctttaaaaatcacaacagccgAACAACGgaagggccaaggtgactcaggtgagcgtcTAAAAAATCTTGAATAACTTTTAACTctttcataaaaactggtttgCCAGCTATTTTTCATTAGAACTAAATGAAACTCAGAACAAGCGCGGGAAATCACAATAACATtcataaaatcattatctaattttcattaCGGAGAGGTCATTTACGTCACAcaaggaacatttaatttggagctttaagtgacttcctaataatcaagttttatttactatttatgatataaacaaatataactaatgcacgcaattattcaaacattgttcttaaattcatttgaattaaaatactAGTATCTTTCATTCAATgcatgtgcgcaacaattcaaacacgcacTATAAaaaagtgaaaggtgaagatcacgaacagtgatcaatctcacaactcctataagcccTTCTTCTGTGCACTATTATCTTATTGTATTCCGTCATGTCGAATAGTTgaccaaaaacaaaatgcaCAGTCGTTCTTAATTTCCACTCAGTATTgtgagtgtgtttatagtggtAGTTACTATCCAGTGCGACAATCAAAGagaaaaattatgaatacatatCGTTTCTAGCTTCTCGTCAAACGCAACAATCGAAAAACAaaatgcactatatgaatgacaaacagaaacaagagtactgcaaacggtacaatatacgcccgtcaaaCAGTAAAATtgaacctggaagcatattgtgcactctgaattgatacaacacacattctgaatggAAAAACatgaaagtaggtcatggtgcaccaattaagttgaaatgtttaaaatgtgaactgattacgTATTTCTCTGTAatggaggttgtgactaaatttcagagcaatacctgtgaccataccaaaaaaaatctggaaaactgtttgacctacttctacccctaaagtaatGTAGGCcatagtgcgccaatccagctgaaacgCTATCTACACTTGTCTTCCTcagagaggaagcctttgactaaatattaggacaatatctgtaatggaaaaaaaagcCCGGGAAAACTGTTTGGCCAgtttttagcccaaaagtaggtcaaggatggaccaatccagctgaaatgcaaattgaacttgtattcctccaagaggaaatctgtgactaaatttcagcgcaatatctgtattcatggtgaaaacaagaggcccatgggccacattgctcactcgagtcaccttggcccatatttaaatattttcccctatatattcgcatgtatactttgatccctattgtggcccccatgCAACCTACCCCAAGGGCcatgagttttacaaacttgagtctgcactatggcaggaagctttcatgtaaaagtaaacttctttggcccaatggttcttgagaagattttctctatatacttgtatgtaaaactttgatcccctattgtggccccatcctacccccgggggccatgatttgaacaaacttgaatctgcactatgtaagaaagctttcatgtaaatatcagcttttctggctccgtggttcttgagaagatttttaaagattttccctatatatttgtatgaaaaactttgatccccctcgtggcaccatcctacccccgggaaccatgattttaacaaacttgaatctgcattatatcaggaagcttccatgtaaatctcagcttttctggctcagtggttcttgagaagattttttaaaaaatccttatacatttgtatgtaaaactttgatcccctattgtggccccatctgaccctcgggggccatgattttaataaacttgaatctgtactatgtcagaaagctttcatgtaaatttcagcttttctggcccagtggttcttgagaagaagatttttaaatgaccccaccctatttttgtgattatctcccctttgaaagggacatatcccttcgtttgaacaaacttgacaGCCCTTctcccaaggatgcttttggtcaagtttggttgaaattggcccagtggttctggagaagaagtctaaaatgtaaaaagtttacagacggacagagagacagacggcagacaacaggtgatcagaaaagttcacttgagcattcagctcaggtgaactaaaaatgctatgtatacatacgcacctgaaaacaaataacgtagtacagggaaactattcaaattttttaaattgataatacagggaacgaattggaattataacaagaggcccatgggccacatcgctcacctgagtcaccttggcccatatctgaagactttccatatatatttgcatgtaaaacctaatagtccctattatggcccaaactaccctttgcaaacttgaatctacactatgtcagaaagctttcatgtaaatgtcaacttctttggctcaatggttcttgagaagatttttaaagctttttcctatatttgtatgtaaaactttgacccccccccccccccacttgtggccccatcctaccccccaggggccatgatttgaacaaacttgaatctgcactatgtcagaaagttttcatgtaaaaatcagcttttctagctcaatggttcttgagaagatttttcctatatatttgtatataaaactttgatcccctattgtggccccatccaacccccggggctcatgatttgaagaaacttgaatctgcattatgtcaggaagctttcatgtaaatctcagcttttctggcttagtggttcttgagaagaagatttttaaagtttttccctatatatttgtgtgtaaaactttgacccccccttggggccccatcttatccctggggcccatgatttgaacaaacttgaatctgcactatgtcagaaatttttcatgtaaaaatcagcttttctggctcagtggttcttgagaagaagatttttcctacatatttgtatgtaaaactttgatcccctattgtggccccatccaacccccggggcccatgatttgaacaaacttgaatctgcattatgtcaggaagctttcatgtaaatctcagcttttctggcttagtggttcttgagaagaagatttttaaagtttttccctatatacttgtatgtaaaactttgatcccccccttgtggccccatcctaccaccgggggccatgatttgaacaaacttgaatctgcaatatgtcaggaagctttcagctcttctgacccagtggttcttgagaaagaagatttttaaatgaccccaccctatttttgcatttttgtgaatatctcccctttgaaagggacatggcccttcatttgaacaaacttgaaagcccttcacccaaggatgcttttggccatgtttggttgaaattggcccagtggttcatgagaagatgaaaatgtgaaaagtttacagacagacggacgccggacaaaagctcacttgaaccttcggttcaggtgagctaaaaatgtggAGAAGCATtcaccagtggcggatttagaggggggcgcAGTCGGCAcgcctcccccccccctaaaattttcaaatttaaggtaaatcgcggtatcttgtttcggaaaatgtactaaacaataaaagaaacaataatttcttccactccaggagaaataaatgacaaaatcttttggtTTCttgattactttattgggataacttaatttttttccaaaaaacccttaaaatttgtcattttattaatttcaccttattaaaatgaaagaaaatagtacaaattactaaataggagaaatatttcaagccccataaaatctgtaaaatccaggagcttccggggacttcgccccctggacccccaccagggcttcgtcctggacccactgcctcataaagtggcaccccCTGTAACTGCaattgccctggacccactgcctcataaagtggcgccccccgtaaccgcaattcctggatccgcccgtTCACAGGTAATATACCCCTGCAGGAGGCAAATGCTGATCTTAATTACTTCCACTACACTGAATTTAAACCGATTTCATTTATCATTACATTATTCAAATTCAAAGAATATAGTCATAGTTGCTCAAATGGGAATGAAGAGagacaaacatttatatatatatttgtaaatctGTATTTGAATGcatacatttctaaaattcatgCACAATTATTCCTTCAGTAACATGGAACAATTACAATAACTTGTTATAAGTAACAAATGCAGACAGTGTacaataaatacacataaacACACCAATCAAAAAATCTAActtattatttcaaaataatgtaaTTAAAGAAGTTAAATTTTCATTCGTTAAAATGCTTCGTGTTGTGCTGGTGTTGTAAATTCACATGTCTTACAGGAAAAGTTTGCACATGACAACATAAGTCAGTTGAACACTTAAATATGACaaaaattttgcatatatattctGTGTCCATTATCCTCAGCTAGTGGAACTCAACTAAAAATAAATACTAGATGTATGACGATGctgatacaaaatgagtgttaTGTAGATTTGGTACATAGAGCTGGTATAGAACTCAGATCTTaagcatgatacatgtaacattgttcAACTTTAGTCTGCTAACACACTATTCAAGTCAAGGGGCTTTTGCATCTACATTCATTGGAGCAAGATCCATTTATTGGTGAcatttaaaagagaaaaaaaattatactatACCAGTAAAATCTAATATTTCTGTCTAAAAATAAAACGAACCCTTGCCAATATAACTTGCTTGAGTatttatctaatttttaaaaagaagaaattaacATGTGATGTAGGCATTGCAGCATTATGACATTTTGatatactttcattttcaaagagCAGTATACAAGGAAAAAATAATGATCAAATGGTGAAAGGGCCAATTTTACAGCGTAATGTCCTTTGCTCTTTTGTTGGTatattattacaagaaatttaATCTATATACATTGCCAAGTTTAAAAATACCAATGCATGTGTACTTAAAAGTAACAGAAATTCACACAATAATATACACACATCCATGTGGTTTTAAATCTAAAAAATCATGCATTTAGAGAGGCTGAATTCTTTTAAGGTTTGATGGTTCCACCATTCAGTGTATACCAGTAAATTCTAAATATATGTacttacaaaatcttttaatatacatttttgaaaacagaGAGCCTCACCCGTGTATGTATTACCGGCAATATCTGGTCATCATGCTGGACATTGTCAGTAGGCTTCTCATATCCATATATACATTGTGAATCCAAATGCTGTTGAAACTGACAAGACTGTCATTCAATCATAGAAAGGATGAGAAAATATGCGACTGGATTATCATTTACCTCAAGCCGCTATTCCAAGCCATCTACACCCAgcaaataatgaaaattcagCATTCTATGACACCGTTTTCTCAAAGACAAATCCAGGAAACTGACCGATCTCTGTGTTCGTTCCATTCAGTCCATTATCATTGGGAataaaggtgaaggtcacatcGCCCTCAGTAACCATGTCCCTCCCTGTTTTGCCATAATAACTTGTGGGGCCCTTCATCACCATTTCAACAGTGTAGACATTGTCTAACACAAAATTCATGGGCGGATCGATTGTCAACAGATGGACCTTTTCTCTGCCATCAGACACTATGTCTCGGTTCGGAATAGCTCTTTTGACTATGCCATCCTCTAGTATTTTAATGTTAACTTTGTAGGTTGCCTGCCTCTGGTGACTTCCATACAAATAGATGCCATGTAATTTGCCCGAGTGACTTGGAATGATTGAAATTGCATCTATGTTATCTCTCAAGTACGCTTTTCCACTCAAGAGGCCTCCAAATCTCCATATCGTTATTCTGCCCATTTCATCTGTGAAATTATTTGGTAGTGGTTGGGCACCAGTTTGCTGTCGAGCTGGTTGAGctctgttgttgttggtattaTTTCCCCTCGGGGGGATCGGAGTTGGGCCTTGGCGACCTATAGCTAACACAGAGGAGCTGGAAGGATCCCTTTCCATCTGTGGCATGGATGACGAATTTAGCAGAGACTGCGAGAGATTTTCTGTGGTCGTGGAATCTGCCGGTAAAGAAGTCGATGGTTCATTGGCAGATCTTCTATCAGACAATGATGCTGATTGGTTTACACCGACAGCTCCTCTAGCAGATGATGATGGACTGTTCGATAATCTAGTTTGTGGCTTACTTACTAACTTCTGAAATATGCAGATTATCATAGTTTGCtccaaaacatttctttttgaGACACAATTGTTAAAGTATTCTAAAGACATGTCTTCAAATTTGATGAAATTGACCACCGGTGCCAGCAAGTCTTTCAAGTTAGCATCATTTACTTCTCGGTTTTGTTGCCTACAATGACCTTCTGCCCAAAAAATTGCCAATTCATACTTTTTCTCTTCTGAAATTTTCAACTtatcactttttaaaatgtcaatCAAACAACTTTGGGGCAATTCAAAAATTCCTTCTAACTCTACCAACTCCTCAGCACATCTACAGAAATAGTCTAAAGCATTGATTTTCACATCACTGTTCCCCAGGTCATAAGCCATTTTCAGAACAATGCAAACATTTTCTCTGGAAAGTCCTGCGCTCATTCTCATAAAGCACAGTCCCATCAGGTCATTGATCTTATATTTTCTGGCAGCTTGATACAGTTTCATTGCTGAATGGTTATCAAACTCAACATCATCCGTGTAAATGAACCTAAAATAGAAAGAGTTATATCTTACAAATGTTAAAACTACTCTCAGCATTCCATATATTAAATTAATTCAGCAATTAAAATTTATAATGCTATCTACTTGACCACAATTAACAGACAAGCTCTCTAACATATATTTAAAGTCATGTATGTAATGCTTCAAACACTTTTCTAAAACTTTTTTCACCTCCTTGATATGAAAAGTTCTTGCATGATTTCTGAAAtagatttaaattttatatagtGGTAATATTATTATCATACATATTGGCCTActtagctcagtggttagatcataTAACAAGTATTGCAAGGGTCCCTGGTTTGATCTCTTGTTGACCCAAAGAGTTTTCTccccttctttgctacagtaacttagtaatttttaattcaaatatacaaCCTTCAATGATGTAAAAACACTATCAGGTCCCACT encodes the following:
- the LOC125672235 gene encoding uncharacterized protein LOC125672235 translates to MAARANTDWRTGRTVTQCNKYMLEHEVEGDVTLAVGREKIKAHRYMLMSRSAVFHSKLTQQRTLVEINIPDIESDIVHKMLMFIYTDDVEFDNHSAMKLYQAARKYKINDLMGLCFMRMSAGLSRENVCIVLKMAYDLGNSDVKINALDYFCRCAEELVELEGIFELPQSCLIDILKSDKLKISEEKKYELAIFWAEGHCRQQNREVNDANLKDLLAPVVNFIKFEDMSLEYFNNCVSKRNVLEQTMIICIFQKLVSKPQTRLSNSPSSSARGAVGVNQSASLSDRRSANEPSTSLPADSTTTENLSQSLLNSSSMPQMERDPSSSSVLAIGRQGPTPIPPRGNNTNNNRAQPARQQTGAQPLPNNFTDEMGRITIWRFGGLLSGKAYLRDNIDAISIIPSHSGKLHGIYLYGSHQRQATYKVNIKILEDGIVKRAIPNRDIVSDGREKVHLLTIDPPMNFVLDNVYTVEMVMKGPTSYYGKTGRDMVTEGDVTFTFIPNDNGLNGTNTEIGQFPGFVFEKTVS